TGTGATGTATTAATGCCGCTAAAAGATGGTTTAAGCCTTGCAAAAAGCATTAAAGACCTAAGCCCAAATACGCCTATTATAGTAATTTCAGCTCATAGTGATAAAGAAAAATTACTAAAAGCTATTGATGCTAATGTGAATAAGTATTTAATCAAACCTGTAATTCCAGAAGAATTAATCGCAAGTGTAAAAAGCCTGGTTTCAAATATGAGTAAAGTTACTAAAATAGGTGATTATACGATTGATTATATGAAATCAACTTTTAAAACATTAGAATTTGAAGTTGAACTTACAAAAAAAGAATTAACTTTATTAAAAGCCCTTAGTGAACCTATAGGAAAAGTTGTAAGTCTTGATGAAATAAAAGAGATTTGCTGGGGCAAAAGCGATGTAAAAGATGGTTCTGTAAGAACATTTATAAAGCGTTTTAGAGATAAATTGGGTGTAAAT
This is a stretch of genomic DNA from Campylobacter sp. RM12651. It encodes these proteins:
- a CDS encoding response regulator transcription factor, translating into MLSLLIVEDEKNIAHLMGDILAPLFYEVHYAQDGLSGLNKFKKLRPDIVICDVLMPLKDGLSLAKSIKDLSPNTPIIVISAHSDKEKLLKAIDANVNKYLIKPVIPEELIASVKSLVSNMSKVTKIGDYTIDYMKSTFKTLEFEVELTKKELTLLKALSEPIGKVVSLDEIKEICWGKSDVKDGSVRTFIKRFRDKLGVNIIKNITSTGYKIVL